One Malus sylvestris chromosome 14, drMalSylv7.2, whole genome shotgun sequence DNA segment encodes these proteins:
- the LOC126599843 gene encoding uncharacterized protein LOC126599843, with protein MLHFVDEGNTLPSSGHEPLSPSVALDKEPIVPEIPVALDTTISPALTRQTVDEPPSSPQDQPQDVGTGSGTTFPSVAGGEKSLPRQGVSAFSGETPGLSQVTFFSPKPLLF; from the exons ATGTTGCATTTTGTGGATGAGGGTAATACTTTG CCATCATCGGGACATGAACCCCTTTCCCCGTCAGTGGCCTTGGATAAAGAACCCATAGTTCCTGAGATCCCTGTAGCTTTAGACACAACCATTTCGCCAGCACTTACTCGCCAGACGGTCGATgaacctccttcttctcctcaaGATCAACCTCAG GATGTAGGCACAGGTTCAGGTACTACTTTCCCATCTGTCGCTGGTGGTGAAAAATCTTTACCTCGACAAGGAGTTAGTGCATTCTCTGGTGAAACCCCGGGGTTAAGTCAGGTAACTTTCTTCTCTCCAAAGCCTCTTTTGTTTTGA
- the LOC126598612 gene encoding uncharacterized protein LOC126598612, producing MTTQPGTNWTLLEDVALCTSWVQVTHDSITGNEMQLREMWSLIHTNYLEKMGGQRTKESMSSRWKLLSQSFSTWRDALAQASGNLRSGENLTDQELQAQAWYGAKTKSKNKTFTRFECWNIVKDCPKFRVVHVGPEVFMNSTPLHSTPEHASHDHDEDDEEVPETPPVEQASGSTRYPIRPQGKKASKRKGNASKNDYAKYMEDLARQGELNLAREMAKFEADKAREDAKAAAFERKFEADERERELLRQEREHRREERMAERDRDIMKEPLEGKSPDSKYFWKSEKADVLRRRRAREARARGDGPSTTREDYPSMTREDHPSTTNWLGDGYHPFTNP from the exons atgactactcaaccaggtacgaattggacgcttcttgaagatgttgcgttgtgtactagttgggttcaagttactcatgattcgattacgggtaatgagatgcagttgcgagaaatgtggagtcttattcataccaattatcttgagaaaatgggtgggcaaagaactaaggaatcgatgtccagtcgttggaaattacttagtcaatcgtttagtacgtggagagacgccttggcacaagctagtggtaatcttcgaagtggggaaaatttaacggatcag gaacttcaagcacaagcttggtatggtgccaaaaccaaaagcaaaaacaaaacattcacccggtttgaatgttggaatattgtcaaagattgtcctaaatttagagttgtgcatgtcggtccagaagttttcatgaacagcacccctctacactctacaccTGAGCATGCCTCGCATGatcatgatgaagatgatgaagaagtgcctgaaacgccccccgttgaacaagcgtcggggtcgacccgttatccaattaggcctcaaggtaagaaggcttcaaagagaaaaggtaatgcttccaagaatgattatgcaaagtatatggaagatcttgcccgccaaggtgaattgaatttggctcgggaaatggctaaatttgaggctgataaggctagagaggatgcaaaagctgcagcttttgagagaaaatttgaagctgatgagagagaaagagaactacttcggcaagaaagggaacatagaagagaagaaagaatggctgaacgagatcgtgacattatgaaggagcctttagaagggaagtctccagactctaaatatttttggaagtcagAGAAAGCGGATGTGTtgcgaaggaggcgtgcaagagaagcgagagcaagaggagatggtcctagcaccacAAGAGAAGATTATCCTAGCAtgacaagagaagatcatcctagcaccacaaattggttaggtgatgGTTATCATCCATTCACgaacccataa
- the LOC126600562 gene encoding calcium-dependent mitochondrial ATP-magnesium/phosphate carrier protein 2-like, with the protein MSGAKPAAAEHVSFSKVDVNKSTASATARADGCCNPVKKTGPISMDHVLLALRETKEDREVRIRSLFNFFDAENLGYLDYSQIEAGLSALQIPPEYKYAKDLLKVCDANRDGRVDYPEFRRYMDDKELELYRIFQAIDVEHNGCILPEELWDALVKAGIEMDDEELARFVEHVDKDNNGIITFEEWRDFLLLYPHEATIENIYHHWERVCLVDIGEQAVIPEGIGKHVHRSRYFIAGAIAGAASRTATAPLDRLKVVLQVQTSRASVVPAIKKILKEDGILGFFRGNGINVVKVAPESAIKFYTYEMLKKVIGDNMGANEGDIGTAGRLLAGGMAGAVAQTSIYPLDLVKTRLQTCTSEAGKSPRLGTLTREIWIHEGPRAFYKGLLPSLLGIVPYAGIDLTAYETLKDMSKTYFLHDNSEPGPLIQLGCGTISGALGATCVYPLQVIRTRLQAQRSNTATAYKGMSDVFWRTLQHEGYRGFYKGLFPNLLKVVPAASITYMVYEAMKKKLDL; encoded by the exons ATGTCAGGGGCAAAGCCGGCCGCGGCAGAGCATGTCAGCTTCTCCAAAGTAGATGTGAACAAGTCCACCGCCTCCGCCACCGCCAGAGCCGACGGATGTTGCAATCCGGTCAAGAAAACTGGACCCATTTCGATGGATCACGTTCTTCTAGCGTTACGGGAGACCAAGGAGGACAGGGAAGTCCGAATTCGAAGCCTTTTCAATTTCTTCGATGCTGAAAATCTTGGGTATTTGGATTATTCTCAGATCGAGGCCGGACTGTCGGCCCTTCAGATTCCTCCGGAGTACAAGTACGCCAAGGATCTTCTGAAGGTCTGTGATGCCAACAGAGATGGAAGGGTCGATTATCCCGAGTTCCGGCGGTACATGGATGACAAGGAGCTCGAGCTCTACCGCATTTTTCAGGCCATTGATGTTGAGCACAATGGCTGCATTCTGCCTGAGGAGCTATGGGATGCCCTTGTCAAGGCTG GGATTGAAATGGATGATGAGGAACTTGCCCGGTTTGTAGAGCATGTTGATAAGGATAACAATGGTATTATAACGTTTGAAGAATGGAGGGATTTTCTTCTACTCTATCCACATGAAGCAACGATTGAGAACATATATCATCATTGGGAAAGGGTGTGCCTTGTGGATATTGGTGAGCAGGCTGTTATTCCAGAAGGAATTGGTAAGCATGTTCATAGGAGCAGATACTTTATTGCAGGTGCTATAGCTGGAGCCGCTTCTCGTACTGCCACTGCTCCTCTTGATCGCTTGAAAGTGGTTTTGCAAGTTCAGACATCACGTGCTTCTGTGGTGCCAGCTATAAAGAAGATATTGAAGGAAGACGGTATCCTGGGGTTTTTCAGAGGTAATGGAATAAATGTTGTGAAGGTAGCACCTGAAAGTGCCATCAAGTTCTATACTTATGAAATGTTAAAGAAGGTCATTGGAGATAATATGGGGGCCAACGAGGGAGATATTGGTACTGCTGGTAGACTTTTGGCCGGTGGTATGGCAGGTGCAGTGGCACAAACTTCTATCTATCCGTTGGATCTTGTGAAAACTCGGTTACAAACTTGTACTTCAGAAGCTGGAAAGAGTCCTCGGTTGGGGACATTAACTAGGGAAATCTGGATTCATGAGGGACCTCGGGCCTTCTATAAAGGTCTGCTTCCGTCTCTTCTTGGGATTGTCCCCTATGCTGGTATCGACCTCACTGCCTATGAGACCTTAAAAGATATGTCAAAGACATATTTTCTTCACGATAATAGCG AACCTGGTCCTCTCATTCAGCTGGGATGTGGGACAATATCGGGAGCTCTAGGAGCAACATGTGTTTATCCATTGCAGGTTATCCGAACCAG ATTGCAAGCTCAACGTTCTAATACAGCTACTGCATATAAAGGAATGTCTGATGTATTCTGGAGAACCCTTCAGCACGAAGGCTATAGAGGTTTCTACAAGGGATTGTTTCCAAATCTTCTCAAAGTTGTTCCAGCTGCAAGCATTACATATATGGTATACGAAGCCATGAAAAAGAAACTAGATCTGTAG